One Paraburkholderia phytofirmans OLGA172 genomic window carries:
- the pilQ gene encoding type IV pilus secretin PilQ yields MAISAGIAHASTPALPPLPAYMPLDDAIAPPDARYDVPPLPRGVAADVPNPFREESADGPGISRMAATAQTRRTDDPADDPAGDADGSVPLRRQSAASARDDIAASSALEGPPVPLPPLARLSDAPKAPADAKLAADDKPISLNFQRAELGAVLNAFAQFTGLNIVASERVRGAVSLRLDKVPWRTAFDTLLDVNGLAMERHGNVIWVAPIADLAARERQRFEAHARAADLEPLASRTFELHYARAEDARRLLTGAGNQRVLSKRGAATADPRTNLLFVTDLEGRLAQITALLASVDRPTRQVLIEARIVEGEHGFSRNLGVRLSMAAANADGTARGLTGGTDGTVYDLSARPISGFDAATAGLTLFAAGATRLLNIELSALEAEGRGEIVSSPRVVTADRMKAVVEQGTELPYQAKVGQGVSGVQFRRATLKLEVEPQIMPDGRVVLDLDVAKDSVGEQTDAGPAINTKHVQTRVEVEDGGTVSIGGIYATDNRDDVTRVPVLGKIPVLGALFRHRAHRDQRSELAVFITPRVVQTN; encoded by the coding sequence ATGGCGATAAGCGCCGGCATCGCGCACGCTTCAACCCCAGCGCTGCCGCCGCTGCCCGCCTACATGCCGCTCGACGACGCCATTGCGCCGCCCGATGCCCGATACGACGTACCGCCGCTGCCACGCGGCGTCGCTGCCGATGTGCCCAACCCGTTCCGCGAAGAGTCCGCCGATGGGCCCGGCATATCGCGAATGGCGGCGACCGCCCAAACCAGACGCACCGACGACCCAGCCGACGACCCAGCCGGTGATGCAGACGGCTCAGTGCCGCTACGGCGGCAATCCGCCGCGTCGGCGCGCGACGACATAGCCGCATCCTCGGCGCTCGAAGGGCCGCCGGTGCCGCTGCCGCCGCTCGCGCGCCTGAGCGACGCACCGAAAGCGCCTGCAGACGCCAAACTCGCCGCTGACGACAAACCGATCTCGCTTAACTTCCAGCGCGCGGAACTCGGTGCGGTACTCAACGCGTTCGCCCAGTTCACCGGCCTGAACATCGTCGCGAGCGAGAGAGTGCGCGGCGCCGTCTCACTACGACTCGACAAGGTGCCGTGGCGCACCGCGTTCGATACCTTGCTCGATGTCAACGGGCTGGCCATGGAGCGCCACGGCAATGTGATCTGGGTCGCGCCGATTGCGGATCTGGCCGCGCGTGAACGGCAGCGTTTCGAAGCACACGCGAGAGCCGCCGATCTTGAGCCGCTCGCAAGCCGCACGTTCGAACTGCACTACGCGCGCGCCGAAGATGCGCGGCGCCTGCTGACCGGCGCGGGCAACCAGCGCGTGCTGTCCAAACGCGGCGCCGCGACTGCCGATCCGCGCACCAACCTGCTGTTCGTCACCGATCTCGAAGGACGCCTCGCGCAAATCACGGCCTTGCTTGCCTCAGTTGACCGGCCGACCCGTCAGGTATTGATCGAAGCGCGTATCGTCGAGGGCGAGCACGGGTTTTCGCGCAATCTCGGCGTGCGGCTTTCCATGGCGGCCGCCAACGCCGACGGCACCGCCCGAGGCTTGACGGGCGGCACGGACGGCACCGTTTACGATCTGTCGGCGCGGCCGATTTCCGGTTTTGACGCCGCCACCGCCGGGCTGACCTTATTCGCAGCTGGGGCGACGCGGCTCCTGAACATCGAGCTGAGCGCGCTGGAGGCCGAAGGACGCGGCGAAATCGTCTCGAGCCCGCGGGTCGTGACGGCGGACCGGATGAAAGCGGTCGTCGAGCAGGGCACCGAGTTGCCCTATCAGGCGAAAGTGGGGCAGGGCGTGTCGGGCGTGCAGTTTCGCCGCGCCACGCTCAAACTGGAGGTCGAGCCGCAAATCATGCCGGACGGCAGAGTGGTGCTGGACCTGGACGTCGCCAAGGACAGCGTCGGCGAACAGACCGACGCCGGGCCCGCGATCAACACCAAACACGTGCAAACGCGCGTCGAAGTCGAAGATGGTGGTACGGTGTCGATCGGCGGAATTTACGCGACCGACAACCGGGACGATGTGACGCGGGTGCCGGTCCTGGGCAAAATACCCGTTTTAGGTGCGCTTTTTCGCCATCGGGCCCATCGGGACCAGCGCAGTGAACTGGCAGTTTTCATCACGCCGCGCGTCGTTCAGACAAATTAG
- a CDS encoding fimbrial assembly protein: MHFARPWLGGFNLLPYRQRNARLARRRRLLEWGVAALAGFAAVLALVGWQAFEKARLDAERASIEQTLAQLAMPLAEHARLLRAQDEQRKGAARAMDLSEPLTHLRDLLNALSFEPGDGVVLQQLRQREHETELLATSRGHIASAEWLKRLSAIRGVKGAEVNDLHRSAPRSGAVAAASVTGPIEFGAHLRWSDPPKKTAHMSGLAAQRPMKSEQSGGAK, encoded by the coding sequence ATGCACTTCGCACGGCCGTGGCTCGGCGGCTTCAATCTGCTGCCATACAGGCAACGCAATGCGCGGCTCGCGCGCCGGCGGCGTTTGCTCGAATGGGGCGTCGCGGCGCTCGCTGGTTTTGCGGCCGTGCTCGCACTAGTTGGGTGGCAGGCGTTCGAAAAGGCGCGGCTCGATGCAGAGCGCGCGTCGATCGAGCAAACGCTCGCTCAGCTGGCCATGCCGCTCGCGGAGCACGCCAGGTTACTGCGAGCGCAAGACGAGCAACGCAAAGGCGCGGCGCGTGCGATGGACTTGTCCGAGCCGCTTACGCATTTGCGCGATCTGCTGAATGCATTGAGTTTTGAACCCGGTGACGGCGTGGTGCTGCAGCAGTTGCGCCAGCGCGAGCACGAGACGGAATTGCTCGCGACCTCGCGCGGACATATCGCGTCGGCCGAGTGGCTCAAGCGCTTGAGCGCGATCCGCGGCGTGAAGGGCGCGGAGGTGAACGACCTGCATCGCTCGGCGCCACGCAGCGGGGCGGTTGCGGCGGCCAGCGTGACCGGCCCGATCGAATTCGGAGCGCATCTGCGCTGGAGCGACCCGCCAAAGAAAACGGCCCATATGTCAGGCTTGGCGGCGCAACGTCCGATGAAGTCTGAACAATCAGGAGGTGCGAAATGA
- the pilM gene encoding type IV pilus biogenesis protein PilM gives MTFKNSWLQGVRLGAQRFAAGIDVGSQAVRLVVVSRHSPTHAALHIEYASTVPLGAGAMAGTEIADRHAVARALRDAFAGLPRACATHALRCAMALPASATLTTTVPLTRLAALAGCAENGGHELAELEPAVMSEVERIAGLERHALAVDWFVDETRSPIRSVTIAATARQHLEARIECAATAGISLTAIDGEPHAALRAMRYAASHELDPHEPYVALWIGTDGVYGWRIVDDCLVGEMRYPAPEHADFADALRDLVHGPVLDCALLSGEVDLLDGVGFSIADIADVLGCTVLPFECAALGGFARQLHDSLLHEPAAAVAFGLALRGVLE, from the coding sequence ATGACGTTCAAAAATTCGTGGCTTCAAGGTGTGCGACTGGGTGCGCAGCGTTTTGCTGCGGGAATCGATGTGGGTTCGCAGGCGGTGCGTCTGGTCGTGGTGAGTCGGCATTCGCCCACACATGCCGCGCTGCATATCGAATACGCGAGCACCGTGCCGCTTGGCGCCGGCGCGATGGCCGGCACGGAGATCGCCGACCGGCATGCGGTGGCGCGTGCGTTGCGCGACGCATTCGCGGGTTTGCCGCGTGCGTGTGCCACGCATGCATTGCGATGCGCGATGGCGCTGCCCGCCTCGGCTACATTGACAACCACCGTGCCGCTCACACGGCTCGCCGCGCTCGCCGGTTGCGCGGAAAACGGCGGTCATGAACTCGCCGAACTCGAGCCGGCGGTGATGAGCGAAGTTGAGCGTATCGCAGGCCTGGAGCGCCATGCGTTAGCTGTCGACTGGTTCGTCGACGAGACGCGTTCGCCGATTCGTTCGGTGACAATCGCCGCAACCGCACGCCAGCATCTCGAAGCGCGTATCGAATGCGCGGCGACCGCCGGTATCTCGCTCACCGCGATCGATGGCGAGCCGCATGCGGCTTTGCGCGCAATGCGCTACGCGGCGAGCCATGAACTCGATCCGCACGAGCCCTACGTCGCGCTCTGGATTGGCACAGATGGTGTGTACGGCTGGCGCATCGTCGACGACTGCCTGGTTGGCGAAATGCGTTACCCCGCGCCTGAGCACGCCGATTTCGCCGACGCGTTGCGCGATCTCGTCCACGGCCCCGTACTCGACTGCGCGTTGTTGAGCGGCGAGGTCGATTTGCTCGATGGCGTGGGTTTCTCGATTGCGGATATAGCCGACGTATTGGGCTGCACTGTGCTGCCGTTCGAGTGTGCGGCGCTTGGAGGGTTCGCACGTCAACTGCACGATTCGTTGTTGCACGAGCCTGCCGCCGCGGTCGCATTCGGACTCGCGCTGCGCGGGGTGCTCGAATGA
- a CDS encoding penicillin-binding protein 1A yields MQSTSPTSPPPAPQKRKRPLWLKLILGFVGLIVAGILCVLLVLGYALVVATPNLPSLDALTDYRPKVPLRIYTADHLLIGEFGEERRDIVHIQDVPDSLKKAVLAIEDARFYDHGGVDLTGIARAGFVALTNGHATQGASTITMQVARNFFLSSEKTYTRKIYEMLLAYKIESKLTKDQILEVYMNQIYLGQRAYGFASAARVYFGKDLKDLTLAESAMLAGLPKAPSAYNPVVNPKRAKIRQEYILQRMYELHYITQEQYDEASRQPLVVKGAGKEFSVHAEYVAEMVRQMMYAQYREEAYTRGLNVVTTIDSADQDVAYRALRKGLMDYERRHGYRGPEAFIDLPSDADDREQAIDDALLEHPDNGEIIAAVVTAASPKQVQATFIDGNVATIQGDGLRFAQFALGTRAQPNQRVRPGAIIRLVKDDDGNWSITQLPQVEGAFVSVVPQDGAIRALVGGFDFNKNKFNHVTQAWRQPGSSFKPFIYSASLEKGLGPTTVINDAPLFFSAAETGGQAWEPKNYGGGFDGPMTMRTALQKSKNLVSIRILNHIGTKYAQQYITRFGFDADRHPAYLPMALGAGLVTPLQMAGAFSVFANGGYRVNPYLIAEVTDQRGIVVAHAQPLVAEQSAPHAIEPRNAYVMNSLLQSVAQRGTGAKSNVLKRTDLGGKTGTTNDSRDAWFAGYQHTLTAIAWIGYDNPRSLGDKETGGGLALPVWIEYMARALKGVPDYKMPMPDGVTELGSELYFDDFTPGHGFVATVGISQAALDAEASGSASEAAPEQVGEQEKQDIMNLFRGH; encoded by the coding sequence ATGCAATCCACGTCTCCTACGTCCCCGCCGCCCGCGCCGCAGAAGCGCAAGCGCCCCTTGTGGCTCAAGCTCATCCTCGGCTTTGTGGGTCTGATCGTCGCAGGCATCCTGTGCGTGCTGCTGGTGCTCGGTTATGCGCTGGTGGTCGCAACGCCGAACCTGCCGTCGCTCGACGCGCTGACCGATTACCGGCCGAAGGTGCCCTTGCGCATCTATACGGCCGACCACCTGCTGATCGGCGAATTCGGCGAAGAGCGGCGCGACATCGTCCATATTCAGGACGTGCCCGATAGCCTGAAGAAAGCCGTGCTGGCAATCGAAGACGCGCGCTTCTACGATCACGGCGGCGTCGACCTCACAGGCATCGCGCGAGCCGGCTTCGTCGCACTGACCAATGGCCACGCCACGCAAGGCGCCAGCACGATCACCATGCAGGTGGCGCGCAACTTCTTCCTGTCGAGTGAGAAGACCTACACGCGCAAGATCTACGAGATGCTGCTCGCGTACAAGATCGAGTCGAAACTGACGAAAGATCAGATTCTCGAGGTGTACATGAATCAGATCTATCTCGGTCAGCGTGCGTATGGCTTCGCGAGCGCGGCGCGGGTGTATTTCGGGAAAGACCTGAAGGACCTGACCCTGGCGGAATCCGCCATGCTGGCGGGCCTGCCGAAGGCGCCGTCGGCGTATAACCCGGTGGTCAATCCGAAGCGCGCGAAAATCCGTCAAGAGTACATCCTGCAGCGCATGTACGAATTGCACTACATCACTCAGGAACAGTATGACGAGGCAAGCAGGCAGCCGCTGGTCGTCAAGGGCGCGGGCAAGGAGTTCAGCGTGCACGCGGAATACGTCGCGGAAATGGTGCGGCAGATGATGTACGCGCAGTATCGCGAGGAGGCGTACACGCGCGGCCTGAACGTCGTGACCACCATCGACTCGGCCGATCAGGATGTCGCTTACCGGGCGCTGCGCAAGGGTCTGATGGACTACGAACGGCGCCACGGCTATCGCGGCCCGGAAGCATTCATCGATTTGCCGTCCGATGCGGACGACCGCGAACAGGCGATTGACGACGCGTTGCTCGAGCATCCCGACAACGGCGAAATCATCGCCGCTGTGGTGACGGCGGCGAGCCCGAAGCAGGTGCAGGCCACCTTCATCGACGGCAACGTCGCGACCATTCAGGGCGACGGCCTGCGCTTCGCGCAGTTCGCGCTCGGCACGCGCGCGCAGCCGAATCAACGCGTGCGGCCCGGCGCGATCATTCGCCTCGTGAAGGATGACGACGGCAACTGGTCGATTACGCAATTGCCGCAAGTGGAAGGCGCATTCGTTTCGGTGGTGCCGCAAGATGGCGCGATTCGTGCGCTGGTGGGCGGTTTCGACTTCAACAAGAACAAGTTCAACCACGTGACCCAGGCGTGGCGTCAACCGGGTTCGAGCTTCAAGCCGTTCATCTATTCGGCCTCGCTAGAAAAGGGTCTCGGACCGACTACGGTGATCAACGATGCGCCGCTCTTTTTCAGCGCTGCGGAGACGGGCGGCCAGGCGTGGGAGCCGAAGAACTATGGCGGCGGTTTCGATGGTCCGATGACCATGCGCACCGCGCTGCAGAAATCGAAGAACCTCGTGTCGATTCGCATCCTGAACCACATCGGCACCAAGTACGCGCAGCAATACATCACGCGTTTCGGCTTCGACGCGGATCGTCACCCGGCTTATCTGCCGATGGCGCTCGGCGCGGGTCTCGTTACACCCTTGCAGATGGCAGGCGCGTTCTCGGTGTTTGCGAATGGCGGCTATCGCGTCAACCCGTATCTGATTGCTGAGGTCACTGATCAGCGCGGCATCGTCGTCGCGCACGCGCAACCGCTGGTCGCCGAGCAGAGTGCGCCGCACGCGATCGAGCCGCGCAATGCGTATGTGATGAACAGCCTGCTGCAAAGCGTCGCGCAACGTGGCACGGGCGCAAAGAGCAACGTGCTGAAGCGTACCGATCTCGGCGGCAAGACCGGCACGACCAACGATTCGCGCGATGCGTGGTTCGCCGGCTATCAGCACACGCTCACGGCGATCGCGTGGATCGGCTACGACAATCCGCGCAGTCTCGGCGATAAGGAAACCGGCGGCGGCCTTGCGTTGCCGGTGTGGATCGAATACATGGCGCGCGCGCTCAAAGGCGTGCCGGACTACAAGATGCCGATGCCCGACGGTGTGACCGAGCTCGGCTCAGAACTGTATTTCGACGACTTCACGCCGGGCCACGGGTTCGTCGCGACAGTCGGTATCAGCCAGGCGGCGCTGGATGCCGAGGCGAGCGGTTCGGCGTCGGAAGCCGCACCGGAACAGGTCGGCGAACAGGAAAAGCAGGACATCATGAATCTGTTCCGCGGGCACTAG
- the cyaY gene encoding iron donor protein CyaY, with protein MSDSDYLTRAEAALAAIERALDDTEADIELERSGNVLTLEFENRSKIIVNLQPPMSEIWIAAKAGGFHFRFIDGEWRDTRSGTEFFAALSEYATQQAGEPVHFEA; from the coding sequence ATGTCCGATAGTGATTACCTGACCCGCGCGGAAGCCGCGCTAGCCGCCATCGAACGCGCGCTCGACGACACGGAAGCCGACATCGAACTCGAGCGCAGCGGCAATGTCCTGACCCTCGAATTCGAGAACCGTTCGAAGATCATTGTCAATCTGCAGCCGCCGATGAGCGAGATCTGGATCGCGGCGAAAGCGGGCGGTTTCCACTTCCGTTTCATCGACGGCGAGTGGCGCGATACGCGCAGCGGCACGGAGTTTTTCGCCGCATTGTCGGAGTACGCGACGCAGCAGGCTGGCGAGCCGGTTCACTTTGAAGCGTAA
- the lptM gene encoding LPS translocon maturation chaperone LptM, with protein MRVVSRMRAAAPGRAIVAGLAILAGCALAGCGQRGSLYLPTVPPLPAKPIDRTQPPSPDEVKSGAEAASPMGEVPDTSGAPLSLSPESELAAPPASAASAAVAPQAASAVTPAQ; from the coding sequence ATGCGAGTCGTATCTCGGATGCGCGCGGCGGCGCCCGGCCGCGCGATTGTAGCGGGTTTAGCCATTCTCGCAGGTTGTGCACTTGCCGGCTGCGGGCAACGGGGTTCGCTTTACTTGCCCACCGTGCCGCCTCTGCCGGCCAAGCCGATCGATCGTACGCAACCGCCGTCGCCAGATGAAGTGAAATCGGGCGCTGAAGCCGCCTCGCCGATGGGTGAGGTACCGGATACCTCTGGCGCGCCGCTCTCGTTGTCGCCGGAAAGCGAACTCGCCGCGCCGCCCGCGTCGGCCGCATCCGCTGCCGTGGCTCCGCAAGCTGCCTCCGCCGTCACTCCCGCTCAATAA
- the lysA gene encoding diaminopimelate decarboxylase, translating into MTRSAFDYVDGVLHAEGVSAVSLAEQFGTPLYVYSRAALTEAWNAYAGACAGRRATVHVAVKANSNLAVLNVFARLGAGFDIVSGGELARVLAAGGKAENTVFSGVGKNADEMRQALAAGVKCFNVESIPELDRLNAVAAEMGKKAPVSLRVNPDVDAKTHPYISTGLKSNKFGVAFEDARATYQAAAAMTHLDVVGIDCHIGSQITEVAPYLDAVDKVLELVEQIEQDGVKIRHIDVGGGLGITYGDEAPPEIGDFVRTVLDRIEARGHGHREVYFEPGRSLVGNAGVLLTRVEYLKPGAEKNFAIVDAAMTDLARPAMYEAYHAIEAVVKRDVLAHVYDVVGPVCESGDWLGRERLLAVEPGDLLAIRSAGAYGFVMSSNYNTRPRAAEVMVDGTQVHVVRAREEVKQLFAGEAILPA; encoded by the coding sequence ATGACTCGATCCGCATTTGACTACGTCGACGGCGTGTTGCACGCCGAGGGCGTGTCCGCCGTCTCACTCGCCGAGCAGTTCGGCACGCCGCTGTACGTCTATTCGCGCGCCGCACTCACCGAAGCATGGAACGCATATGCAGGCGCTTGCGCCGGTCGCCGCGCGACCGTGCACGTCGCCGTCAAGGCCAATAGCAATCTTGCGGTGCTGAATGTATTCGCTCGCCTCGGCGCCGGCTTCGACATCGTGTCGGGCGGCGAACTGGCGCGTGTGCTGGCCGCAGGTGGCAAAGCGGAAAACACCGTGTTTTCGGGCGTCGGCAAGAATGCGGACGAGATGCGTCAGGCACTTGCCGCCGGCGTTAAATGCTTCAACGTCGAATCGATTCCCGAGCTCGACCGCCTGAATGCGGTTGCGGCGGAAATGGGCAAAAAAGCGCCCGTCTCGTTGCGTGTGAATCCGGACGTCGACGCGAAAACGCATCCGTATATTTCCACCGGCCTGAAGTCGAACAAGTTCGGCGTCGCGTTCGAAGATGCACGGGCTACCTATCAAGCCGCCGCGGCGATGACGCATCTCGACGTGGTCGGCATTGACTGCCATATCGGCTCGCAGATCACTGAAGTCGCACCGTATCTGGATGCGGTCGACAAGGTTCTGGAACTGGTCGAACAGATCGAGCAGGACGGCGTGAAGATTCGCCACATCGACGTGGGCGGTGGTCTCGGTATCACATACGGCGACGAAGCCCCGCCGGAAATCGGCGACTTCGTGCGCACCGTGCTGGATCGCATCGAAGCGCGCGGTCACGGGCATCGCGAGGTGTATTTCGAACCGGGTCGTTCGCTGGTCGGCAATGCGGGTGTGCTGCTGACGCGCGTCGAATATCTGAAGCCAGGCGCGGAAAAGAACTTCGCCATCGTCGACGCGGCGATGACCGATCTCGCACGCCCTGCGATGTACGAGGCCTATCACGCGATCGAAGCTGTCGTTAAGCGCGACGTGCTCGCCCACGTGTACGACGTGGTCGGCCCGGTTTGCGAAAGCGGCGACTGGCTGGGTCGTGAGCGTCTGCTGGCGGTCGAACCGGGCGATCTGCTGGCGATTCGCTCAGCCGGCGCGTATGGCTTCGTGATGAGCTCGAACTACAACACCCGTCCGCGTGCGGCCGAGGTGATGGTTGATGGTACACAAGTGCATGTCGTTCGCGCTCGTGAAGAGGTCAAGCAGCTGTTTGCGGGCGAAGCGATCTTGCCGGCGTAA
- the msrQ gene encoding protein-methionine-sulfoxide reductase heme-binding subunit MsrQ, producing the protein MASDTQPVTQTERRAPRAAQASAATTAKRPASGARWIVPAKIAVFIAAWYPLARIVLFGMTDRLGANPIEFITRSTGLWTLVFLCITLAVTPLRRLTGITALARFRRMLGLYAFFYVTLHFTTYLWFDKWFDVAAILKDIGKRPFITVGFAAFVLLIALAVTSPRAMVRKLGRRWQTLHRAIYAIAALAILHFWWMKAGKHDLILPKIYGAIMVALLGWRLLVWLRERRLKTR; encoded by the coding sequence ATGGCTTCCGATACGCAACCTGTTACTCAAACCGAACGCAGAGCGCCGCGAGCAGCGCAGGCGTCGGCTGCGACCACCGCAAAGCGGCCCGCAAGCGGCGCGCGCTGGATCGTGCCGGCCAAGATCGCGGTATTTATCGCCGCGTGGTATCCGCTCGCGCGCATCGTGCTGTTTGGCATGACCGATCGATTGGGCGCAAATCCGATCGAGTTCATTACGCGCTCGACGGGTCTGTGGACGCTCGTCTTTCTTTGCATCACGTTGGCGGTGACGCCGTTGCGCCGACTGACCGGTATCACTGCATTGGCCCGTTTTCGCCGGATGCTGGGCCTTTACGCATTTTTCTACGTGACGTTGCATTTCACCACTTACCTGTGGTTCGACAAATGGTTCGATGTCGCCGCGATTCTCAAGGACATCGGCAAGCGGCCGTTCATCACCGTGGGCTTCGCGGCGTTCGTGCTGCTGATCGCGTTGGCCGTTACGTCGCCGCGCGCGATGGTGCGCAAACTCGGACGCCGCTGGCAGACGCTGCATCGCGCGATTTATGCGATCGCTGCGCTCGCGATCCTGCACTTCTGGTGGATGAAGGCGGGCAAGCACGACCTGATTTTGCCGAAGATTTACGGTGCGATCATGGTCGCGTTGCTGGGGTGGCGTTTGCTCGTATGGCTGCGCGAGCGGAGGTTAAAGACACGCTGA
- the msrP gene encoding protein-methionine-sulfoxide reductase catalytic subunit MsrP, which produces MWIKRSDRIQLIGDDIARSEITPQRVFENRRRVLQAAGALALGGLIGVNGEALAAYSSPDTKAQKLVAKTNAKFVALDKITPYKDITTYNNYYEFGTDKADPAHNAGTLRPHPWKVSVEGEIKNPKVYEIDELLKLAPLEERVYRLRCVEGWSMVIPWIGVPLSELIRRVQPTGNAKYVQFITLADPSQMPGLSTPVLDWPYTEGLRMDEAMNPLTLLTMGLYGQVLPNQNGAPIRVVVPWKYGFKSAKSLVKIRFLDKQPPTSWNTYASNEYGFFSNVNPNVDHPRWSQATERRIGEDGFFTPKRKTLMFNGYGDQVASLYQGMDLKKNF; this is translated from the coding sequence ATGTGGATCAAGCGAAGCGACAGAATTCAACTCATAGGCGATGACATCGCACGCAGCGAAATCACGCCGCAGCGCGTCTTCGAGAACCGGCGGCGCGTTTTGCAAGCTGCGGGTGCATTGGCGCTCGGCGGCCTGATCGGTGTGAATGGAGAAGCGCTGGCAGCATATTCATCGCCGGATACGAAGGCGCAAAAGCTTGTGGCGAAGACCAACGCGAAGTTCGTCGCCCTGGACAAGATCACGCCGTACAAGGACATCACCACGTACAACAACTACTACGAGTTCGGCACGGACAAAGCGGATCCCGCGCACAACGCCGGCACGTTGCGCCCGCATCCGTGGAAGGTGAGCGTCGAGGGCGAAATCAAGAATCCGAAGGTGTACGAGATCGATGAATTGCTGAAGCTCGCGCCGCTCGAGGAGCGCGTGTACCGGTTGCGTTGTGTCGAAGGCTGGTCGATGGTGATTCCGTGGATCGGCGTGCCGCTCTCGGAGTTGATCAGGCGTGTGCAGCCGACTGGCAATGCGAAGTATGTGCAATTCATCACGCTGGCTGACCCGTCGCAAATGCCCGGCCTGTCGACGCCGGTACTCGACTGGCCGTACACGGAAGGTCTGCGGATGGACGAAGCGATGAATCCGCTGACGCTGCTGACGATGGGCCTCTACGGCCAGGTGCTGCCGAATCAGAATGGCGCGCCGATTCGCGTGGTGGTGCCGTGGAAATACGGCTTCAAGAGCGCGAAGTCGCTGGTGAAGATCCGCTTCCTCGACAAGCAGCCGCCGACCAGCTGGAACACGTACGCGTCAAACGAATACGGCTTCTTTTCGAACGTGAATCCGAACGTCGATCACCCGCGCTGGAGCCAGGCTACCGAGCGGCGCATCGGCGAAGATGGTTTCTTCACGCCCAAGCGCAAGACGTTGATGTTCAACGGCTACGGCGATCAGGTCGCGTCGTTGTATCAGGGCATGGACCTGAAGAAGAATTTTTAA